ACACTTTCACTTgcttaaaaagtataaatatttgttttagttcTTGGGTTTagtgtataatatattattttatgcaaatactTAAATAAGCGAGTCAAAGagacaaaatatgtaaatacatgattttggaacttttaattatttgcaaaaattaacaaTTGTTTAAACCTACGGACTTCAAAACATACGATacacacaacatacatactgtagtgttttattttttttgaacaacAGGAGTTCAAGGAGTATCTATGCTCCTGGAAATTATGTATAACATTATTTGAGCTACTTTCCCGTCATAACTACTCTAGAGATCAGTGATAATAAAGAGAATTGTGCCAAATACCTGTTGTTGAAGAAGAGATggctttcaataaattttgaatttacaaGCACAATACAAAATGCCTCACACGTCGTCGTCtcgcgttgggcatctctgtgatgGCATTGTGGAGAATTCcgcgaaaagatcttggtctACCTACTTAAAAGATCAagttgacgcaagaactgaagccgcttgaccaccataATCATTGCatattcgtgaattgggctgagcaacaacttgacaTTGATCCGTATTTTCATCGAAAGGTCATcttggcttcgtcaataagcaaaatatacaatattagtCTGGCAACAATCCACACCTACtctatgagtcaccattgcattgaAAATCCGATACTTGTTATTTGTGTAATAAGTCACCGCACGTTAGAGAAAACGTTGGAGGACTACTGCGGGGCCgacaaagattttgaagaataatataatagaaaagttaaaatcatgaacaaagtcttattatGTTTTGCTATACTAGCAATAAAACTAAGTCTCAGTTAATGGCCTTTAATATAGTTTAAATTTAATAGTAATTTACTCACAATTTCTACGAGTAATGTAGATTGAATTCTTTCGCTATATGCTCTTGCAGCATATTGCTACAAAGTGTAATAGTTcagttcacctaacggttgtatgtatcacctaaaactaagagagatagatatagggttatttatatattaatgttcatgatgacgaaacgagttgaaatctgggtgactgtctgtccgtccatccgtccaaGCAAACCGTAACTTGAGAAAAAAccaagatatctttttgaaacttggcacacattttctttcacaaaaaattaaagcggagttcgtagatgggtaTAATCGGACCACTCTCACGCCCACTATACGATATTGAGCGAAAACGTATAAAattccataactaagcactaaacaTATATAACTGTTATTTGGGAGAGGAATCCTAATAGCAAAGAGCTCGTGTAAGTGTTTTTAACAACTGAAATACTGCAATTTTGTCTAATCACGCTCAGTGGGTTCCTTTGTTGCCTACGGCAAAATACTTATTGCTGAATTCAAAGAGTAAGATTGAGAAACAAATAGATTGTTCACAGtaatctcggccaaaaaatggagtatttatattttttacaactttcgataTGGATCATCAAGAGTgcataattaaattgaattcaaTCGAGGACGTGGATtactccaagacgaatttcgggAACGTCTTCCAAAGTCAGTTGTTGTTCGGGAATCGATTGATGCTATGCGCAAGCTGATATTGTAAGGTCCTCATGCGACAGGTGAAGAATCGTAGATTTACGCGTATGAGACCGAAAATAAACAGCAATCAATTGATGGGTGTTTCAAGGTGAGCTGAATTCAATAaaatggttgcctgtttttttggaaaaactggacaTATCGCAACCATACCATTGAAACAAAGCAAAACCGTATATCCCGAGTGGTGTACAACCACTTGTTTGCCAGCTGTATTTCacgaaatcaggaaaaccaaccgccgatGACAGATCACACTTTACAACGCTAATGCCATCTCCGACATATTGGCTGAAAGAACTGCATTTTAGAGCACTCCGAATCgtcctgacttggcaccgaatgacttcCTTTTATTCCCGTTCGTAAAGAAAAGTAAAGAGTACAGTTATAGTGACAATCTAAATaagctaaatataatattaagtaTAATAAGTATATGCTGAAAAGCCAGGTGGCTTTGCTTGCTTTGTCGTCACCACAGATCAATTCCAACGTAGTCAACAACTATAGGTGGTGCTGGCTGGTTAACTCCACTTGTTCCTAATTTGGGTTACCGGTTGTAGGAAAACTTTCGGTAACGAAAAGGCTTTTTTAGAGCAGTCCTAAGCGGGGCCAATAATATGCTCGCTAGCATTTTGAAGATCTCGCAAATATGACAGGAATTGAAAAAAGGACTTTCTATCTAGATCCAGAAatagcatatacaaatttacagcTATTTTAACGAGACATGCCCTAAAAATGTGTCCTTCATAGGTTGTCCACAAAGATTGGTTTCAATGAGAGCACCAAATTGTTCGAGCGCACAGTGCGTCAAAATGGCGCACTCAGCGCTAATTGAGCCTTTGGTGGTGGCACTCCTACCAACCGACGTACCTGTAAATCCCCTGATTGTATGTTGGAGGGTGGAACCGTCTGACGTACTCTGATGTCTGCCATGTTTATAATGAGACAGAGGCAGTTACGATATTGTCCCACCAGCCATTTCTGCTCAAGTGGCAAACCACCAGCCCAGGTATCAACCTAAAAGGGAGGTTCTTACATGATCGTAATGTTATATTAGTCTTATGATTCTCCAATCCCTCTCTGTGTACTTACGACTAGGAATTGATAAGGCTGGAGGGGACTGAGGAGcattgaaaaaccaaaaaagtccAAAAGCTATACCATCATCCAAAAACTATACATACAGTGATTCTCAAAATATTCTCGATGGATCTCTCAGGTGTTCGTAGACTCTGAGAACGCTGATGGGTAGAGAGTACGAGAGCCAAAAGGGCatggtacatacaaacattgaGTATTGGCGGTCGACGAACATTGTGCAGAATAGGGCGTAGACGACTTTTTGGAAAACCTTTTTTCGATAGCATACATAGAATCCTAAAAAGTTAGACACACTCTCCGAATGAAACGTCTTCTATGGAGCAACGGTAGTTAGTACCTGGAAAGTGAACAGGCTCAACAGTCTTCTCCGGCTTCTATTAAAAGTCTTGGAAATGCTATAGACCCTGTAAAGGCGCAGAATTCTGTAGAACAAGTTATTAAGGGCTCAGTATGCCTATGGCCTATGGATATTGCGATATCTGTGGTGGTCAAATAGAATCTCAAACAGCTGAGTTATTGTCTGCTTTGTTACAAAACTGTAAagttaaattttactttcaaaaagcaatttttgttaCCAAAAAAACCTTTATAATCATTACGCTTATAACATATGTAGTTGCCTTTGTGACACAGTTATGCACGATGTTGTTTCGTTGCTTATTCGACAACGCCCCACCGATAGATCGTAGGTCCACTTGTGGCGTAAACACAGTTGGATCGAAAACTACTCATAAATTCTGTATAAAcatcaaaattgttttaataatgCGTCGAAAAAATGACTATTGTTCAAACcctattattttgttatttttcaaagcaTACACAAAATACACAACGCTGTTCAAATATCCTGTATTTTTTCAGATGTGAAGCATTTAACACAAGTAAGGATGGGCTGTGGTCGGGCAAAAACGAATCACAAAGCAatcaattaattatatattgatatattgaaatatttaggAAAATGTAGAGTAAGCAAGTAGAGTAGTAAAATAAGTAGAGGACAAGGAACTGTCACTATCCACCTATACCCACCTAATTTctttaagatattttatttaacttgtAAAACATTTACTTTGAAGTTTTCAttgaatttatgaaaattaatgcaGTTATCATTTAAAAACTTAAGGTGATTATATACAGATTTTATCCCTTTCAgctcaaaataaagaaaaggtAATTCAtcttacataaaatttttgctaCGGAGGATAATAGTCTcgtcatgtatgtatgtgtatattatacagtaTTTACAAATTCTTAATTCGAAActgtactgtcaacaattgcaCCATCTTAAGGACGCAATTGCTATATCAGGAGAACACGGGTCAACACCACATATCGATAGTGATTCGCCAAGTATTCAAATGATATATATAACGAGAAGAATTGAATTCCCGTGTCTGGCTGTCCGTCCGTCAACTTAAGTTTAAAGTCATCATAATGAAGAAGAGGATCTAAACCTATTACGTTATTTATCCATTGACAGAgtaaaatactttcaaattcAATGCTTTTAGATAAACTTTATTCATATTAAACATTATATGACACAGTCCCAATGATTTCGAAGAAGATAAAAAACAGGTATGACTTAAGTGTATAGTATAACAAATATCAACAGCCgaagtgcacatacatatgtattcattaTAAAATGATGTTTTATATATGCaggtattaatatatataagtttatatgtatatatatatgtatatagatttataGTAAGTACTTAAAAACTGTAGATTAGCGACAGATATACAGCCATTAATGTATTAATTAAGATTAAATACTACTGAACAATAATTCTAGCAAAGTATAAAATGCACAGACCCTAATAGGCGTGAGGATCGAAAATGTACGAACTTATGTACAAGTAGGCGTGTACAAATATTGACACAGTAATCTAAGCTGAGTGAAACATGGGTTCgagcataaatatttgttttaacacTTTGTTctcatagatacatatatatttatacaatgaATCAATCTAGATacctacatatactatatatgtttttataggggatttttataaaaatgtatatatatatacgattTTGTCAGTAGCTTATATTTAACTAAGAAATACGTAAGCATGTTAGAAAAACAGATATGCATTGCTACTTTTAATTAAGACTCCTTAAAAAGATTCACAGCTTAATACGGTATTCGTCCCAAATTCGGCTTCAACGAAGAATTATAttctattcaaattaaataattaatttttaagttaatgtGATCTAGTGCAAAAGTGTGTAACTATATACGagcggttttttttttcaaaacatgatATGCCCAACTGAAGCTCTCTATCAATTTGTGGATTCCGTGCCTAAAAAACAGTGCCCACTTGGCCAAGCATGAATCAACCGAATTTTGATATTCTGTTCTGAGGTCGACTGATTCCAGTGTGAGCATTCTACATCGACCAGAACAATTGGTAGTCACAAGAGGCAAGGTCTGGGCTGTACAGCGGGCGAGGCAGAACTTCCTAGTCGTTTTTTCCAAATCACGCAATTGTGTCTTGATTATTATTTAGAATAATAATCCAGTTACACTATGCGTTAGCAAACTGCACGAATATAGTTGTGAtccaatataatttttagtaacaaACTATTTTGCACGTGTCTATATGTACaagtaaagtaaataataatataatttctatttatttaaacaCCAGCTTTGGCGTCATCACtgatcaaattaaattatttgtaaaaagtcCAATAATGTTTTATTCGAGGGACCGACTACATAAAATTCGGGTTTTTTCTGGTTCATAACATGAAACTAAAGAAATTAGGATTGCTGGCTTTCTAGTAAAGTCAATATTATATCATGGATTCGCTATTTCTCTGCTCGCTTCTActcttttgtaaaaataattaccTAAAAACGCAATAACAGTTATCATTAAAGTGATAAGTGCGCTATCTTCAATGCTACCAAgctttgtttttgcatattttacatCAGTTTTATTATTGAGAATTGTTAAAatgataaatgaaaataaaaattatttttttttattgtatttctcCACTAATAAAGAATCATAACACTATTGCGCATGCGCCATAAGACATGTTAGCGCAGGGTTGCATGTGCTGCCCGTTTGTTTGAGCCCCTCTACTCTACTTTCGCTACTCTGCTATgtttggcgaatcgaagacagcaATAAAATCTACCTGTGaaggtatattaaatttttgctatGTTGATTTGATTGTTTAGGAATTATTTGAAGGTTTAGATAAACGTAgaatagaaaatttgaagagGAACACATTCATAAGGATTAATATTCATACTGCACAATGCATAATCaacttatattataaatattcttatctatattatgtatatatattttttatataaatacatatttttaacacatttttaagagatttttttaatacaaatatatatgtattttttattgtttgcacTTTATAACATTTGACGTATATTCAACTGCTATATAGATTTGTTTTAATATGCCTTAAAATGTAACATTACAAATAACTTTACaagaaacttttcaaaataaacagcTTAACGAAAGAAAACTTTCTTAAATACTGATAACTTAGGTAAGGAGTGATATACTCGTAAgtaattcattaaatattttttaaatctcatATCACACTTAAACAAAATATAGTAACTTTCGTAACCTCTCCAGatataagttttttaaataaaatttggttatttACTCCTTTTTTGTCATTCATTCAGTACCAAATGTAGATgcatttctaatatttttttgtcagtGGACTATGGTGATAAACTACCTTTAGCTGGCCTATTGAAATCTCACAATAACGACGAAATCGCAATAAGCTCGTACCAGTTTTGCCTTGTCAttcaaatttctattttttatttgaaataattgttCAATAACTGTAAAAAGCACCATTTAAAAACCTCTGTAGTAAATGTAATATGAATTCATGAGTGGGCGGTTTACTTGAAGAAGGCGCTGGCGAAGACtacacaaaaatataacaaaatgtttttaaaattctgaagattacacacatgcaaatattaCGAGGAATGTCGCACTTTTTATCCTGACTTATTGtgaagataaataaatattagttattttacTTAAGCTATAAATGACTTGCACTTTTATGTGCGTTATTCGTCTGCGAATAATTTTAATTCCTCATTCACTTTTATTCACCATAACTTTCTCACTAGTTTTCTTGTgagagatttttctgaaacctGCGTAGCTCCTTCGTCAGCCACATTTGTACCTCATTCGATGGTGATGACGTTGGTTTACTCTTGCGCATTTTGAATGCATTGGATCCGCCGTTTAACAATAGTGGAACTTCGTCGGCGAATACATCATCGTCCTCACGAATTTTATTGTCGTCATAACGGTCGCGCTCACAAAATTGAAGATCCATGGGGTTTTGTTCGCGTATTAAGGGTGTTGCTATCAATGTTTCTTGTGCCTGTCGCAGTGGAAGTTGCTTCATGCTGCCGGCTGCGGACGTAATGTCATTCACATTCGTTTTCATTTCGCGTTTTTGTCATTCATTATACAAAATACCGGTGTAGCTGCTCATCGACAACGGCAGCTGCGTGTCCATAGACTTTTGGCGCTTCGTCATTGATAACGCACTCAGATGCTGTGTTGGATGTGTCTGAGGTGCAACGCCTGCGGTTGCTGTTGCATTGAATGCATTCATGTGGAAGTGTGAATGGGCACCAGTGAGTTTGACGAGTGGAATGCGGTAGACACGTAATGGCTTCATCCGATCTGGGGAACGTGAATAACCATCAGTGAGGTTAGGTGAATTAGCACCACCACTACCACTGCTTGTTACACTATTGAAGATATTTCGATACTTAGAAGTTCGCCTGGTGGGCGACATGGGCGACTGTTGGCTGCCCTTACTGCTATTACTATTACTGCTGCCGCTGTTATTATTTCGCGGCGAATTGGGCGGTACACCATGTtgtgttagttgttgttgctgtaagtGTTCACCAATTATTGAAGTGCTGCGTAATCCACTAAAACGGTTATCTGTATCGCCGCAAGAGTTACTTTTAGCTATAACCGGCTTATCTTCGTACACATTGTGGGTTTTCTGGAGCGAACGTGCACGATGTATGTGTGGTAATGATCCACTAGCATTCGGTATCTCTAGCAAATTTGTTAGTTCATGTTCTGGATTAATTGGTAAGTCTTTGGGAGTCGAGCAAAGCAGTTCACCTTGAgagagttcttcgttagaagaTGCTTCGCTCGGCGTGGTGGCCAAGCGACGTTCCGATGCTGAAAATTCATTTATATGCAAGCCCTTAATGTGAAGATCTTTAGACATAAATTCTGGGGCCgttgtaacaaaaaatatgtctcGCTTAGAGGTTATCAGCTGTAATTCCGGCATTATTGCTGTGTGCACTAAGTTACCGTTCACCAATAGCCGAATTTCCATTGAGTCGGACGTGAAACCTAGTATATATGGAAAGGCACACACAACTGCGGTCGGTGATGTGTTCCAGTGGAAGTCGAAGTTATTTTTTGTGCCAGACCGATCGGTCAACTTTTGAAAATGGCAAGTGTCTGTGGGGCAGAAGAAATTTGTAAATGAACaaaaagaagtcaaaaattgcgCTAATTTTATGGTGATAAGATAAATAATATAGAAAGATCGTACACGATTtaccgaaaaaattaattattaggGACCAATAGTGCAAACTTAAGTAGGCGacaaaatgtatattttcaaGCTCACAGTCAGTCTAAAGAACAGCTCTGTAGAATGGTATACAATCATTGAAACTATCGAAATTTCACAGTAAGTAGAAACTTCGGAGCTTATTTAGAAGCGTAGTCTATATATTGCCTGATATGGTATATCGTTTCCAAATAAGGATTAAAAACTGAATATATGAATATGGAAACTTACGATTATAGCACAACAGTAATTCTGTTTCCATGCCATCACAGAGTTCAATGGCCGCCGTCAATTGTGCTTGATTTCTCTTTGCCGATTCCAAATCATAAAGTCTATTGGCTGTTCCCGTTTGATCACAGACAATTTCGTAATGGTATCTAAGAGCAGCAATTAGTAAATAAATtcttattatatgtattaatacaaaatatctGTATAAAAAATCACACTGCAACTTCACTTCCATTATCAAATTACCCACTCTATGTTCATCAGATACTCACTTGTAGCCAACGCAAATTAGTCCACCCGCGTTTGTATTCGTCGGTCCCTCCAGCGGCGTTATTACGCTTGGCGACTCACACAGCGTGATTTCCTTTTGGTAGATGAAACCTTCCACGGTTTCTGTGTCATTTTCCGGACACCACGACGCCCAAGCGGCTGAGTGCTTCCACTGGAATAATTGTAATTTGCGGTTGACTGCCACCATCAGCCTCAAATGGCCACCACTAATACGTGAACTCGCAAACAAATGGCATCCGCGTGTGCGTTCGATACGGCGTTCCTTCACCTCGGCACGACTGCGGCAACGCAAAGTTTCCTCGCCATTTCTGGGCAGAAATTCACGCAACCGAAAGACGTGAATACGATGAGCGTCACGATTGGTTAGTGAACCGCCACGTATGAGCACAATTCCATGGTCTTCCAGCACGCTCAGTTGCCGCACTTGAAATGTCTTGTCGAATATTAACTGATGCGATTGATCCTCtgcaaaaagtttcaaatgCACAAATGAGACTTGTTTATCAATTCATGGTAAATTggaatgtatgtatttgtataaaaagtttattcaaaaggGATATGAATAAGGACGATGTGATGCTAGAATGAAACAAAACACTCTAAATTGTGTCAAAATTATTTCTGCAGATAGTTTTATGCCATTTATGATTTAagcaaaatgtaggccaaatgGCCACAGTGGCTCCCTTTGCATATTGGAGAAATATTTCGGCTGGAATTTTCAGCTGAAGTGCGATGAAAGATGTCTTCGATTTTGTTATACATACGACAACGATTTTtatcatatgtgacctggtctacgaaaagggagcaaacgtgcgaaaactagttttctgggaaacagctgttaaaaatctcatcttccatccgaatcaactaaaaagtgaaaattgattttttgacacctaagccccctttccgtagaccaggtcacatattttaaaacaatttaatgaaaatgtatttttgtttacactaattgttcaacaaattttcttgAATGGAGAACGAGAGAAGTTGAAATTCGGGtgactgcctgtctgtccgtttgtccgtGCAATTAAATTAGTAAAATCTTAGTATATCTTGATAAAATGCGGGttctttagtacaaaaaaattcgagttcctAGATGGATGTATCGTTTCCAGCGCCCAATCGGCAAAACAACGACACTTCAAATGGTCGGTCGACTTTAGTGTCAGCATAATCTTATACGAATGCAGGGCCAAATTCAACCGTCATGTTGTCAACAGATCCAAATATGCAGAACGACGTTCAACTGACTAATTCTAATTGGCTTCATATATAGTCATATAGCcatcttcttttaaatattttccatttaatgGAAATAACGAACGCATTGATAAAATTGTACGCAAATTGGTAAACAAAATGGTCGCCTCGTGCTGTTAAAATAACATTATCCCTATTGGTGGCACTGTACATAATATGTTGGAAGTATGGCCAATATTCTTTCCGTTTCAAGTAACGATAAGGTTTTGTTAGTTAAATGTTTTGAACAAAGCTTAGACAGACACAAATCAGAACACCTCAACAGCCAATCACCAGCAAATGCAAATGATTAGGTCCTACTTCTTTCTACGTCTTCTCATGTGTTAATTAATGATCTATTATTTTACCTTTCATCAAATATGTTCCGTCATCAGTGGCAATAAATAAGCTTTCATCGTTGGAACCGAATGAGTCGCCAGCCAATGTTCCACGATGCAAAAATGTTGGATAAAAACAGTGTGGTTCCCACGGCGGATTGCGAAATATTGTGCAGGGGCTAGCGGAGGCAATACTGGTCGGCGCATCACCTCGCACAATAGCCTCTAGTTTCAGTGCCTGACCGATACGCACGAACTCTATTTGCCGCGCGTCCTCTTTCAATTTTGATGTCCGGGGCACATCGTAAAGTACTTCAGAGAATGCGCGTCTATTTAGCATATTCTGTGATGAAAATTACAACATGAAAGGATGACAACAGTATCAGAAATAGTATATTTAAATGACGTATTGCATTTAGATTTTGTAGGTATTGTATAAATACAACTTACCAGTTTACCATCACCCATATAGTCGTCGTATAAATCTTTTATTAACATGTCCAAAGTTCTTTctcttttttgtgaaaatattggTGTTTGAAAAGTGGCTTTTTCCGCGTTTATCATTTTTACAAGCAGAAACTCGCGAAACATGGAAATATCCTGTTTAAAAGAGAAACAATggtgcaaaatattattatatctcTAAGGGAATAAAGAATGGAGTTAAATTACATCTGGTATTAATGCAAAGTCAAACATACACTAGTagtgtaattaaaaatagcaaactatagcttattatttttttatatttatagtgtTAACATCTACATATATTCAAAGTTAACTATGAAGTTAGAGTGATGTGAATTTGAAACGGTAGAATGTAGTGTACAGTGGGTAGATGTGAGAAAAAAATGATCATATCTCGGAAATTAATAGTAAAAGTAAagggaaagaaataaaatttataattctacATAACTTTGACAAACTTAAGATGGAGGAAATTATGGTCACAGGGTCAAACGGCACCTAGAGGATTCATATTCGATATAAGGTTTGGGACTTGGggatagtatcgacccgattttatttatttttgttaataccacatactattaacatgccacacgctaaaaaatgtacatgaggtttcattaaagtaccttcaccaatcatatggagtaaagtcagccggatctACGGAAATCTTGGaattagttatatggggactGGGTAAACGCTACGTTAAGTgtaaacacgctctctcatctTCATTCAGATAACTCTCATCTGGCGGATATATGCGTAACCTGGAACTTCGAAAATCGTTgtttaggtatatgggagctaagggaagtGTCGACCCAATTCAACCCAGGAGGGGTTAATCCCTGAATTTCCATTATAAATATATCTCACACAATGACCGAaatttgcggtaaaaagtcaacggGGGTCCAGATATTTGGTGCCTTGGAATTTCAACAGCTTTTGTtggatttcgacaatttttagtCAGAAAGAAACATTAAAGGCATTATACGTGAAAAGTTTTTTCTCGTTATataaattgcttcttgatttgtatactagaaagtgaaaaaatcaaataaaatttaaaattttgtaacatGGCAAGTAGGCGTGATAAGATAGGAGCACAGAAGAATGTTATATACCGAATTCGGTTGAAATGGTTCGAGCAAGTACCCAGATATGTAAATTCACCTAAAAGAGGGCGGTGCCACGTTCATTGTTCAACGACAATTTTTTGGGAGTATAATTTAATATCTCTAGCGTTTTTAGTTATTGacttatcgcgcttttagtagtttttaacagtgctGTTATATGAGGAGTGGAAAGGTCAATCAATCAATTTCATCCGTTTTCCCACTGTTGGTTCGTATAGGATGTATACATTTGGTTATTGtggctttagtggtttaggagatatgtacaccTTTAAGAGGACGTGGCCACGCCCTTGCTGCTGCTAAGCCCTGTTGGTTACAGGTTTATGCCTTTATTTACTGCTCACCAAATTACGGCATATTATAGGATTTCGTTTATGGCGCTTTTTGGGCGTTGGtttccgattacgcccatctatgagCTCGTTCTTCTTTGTTACCAAATTTCAtaacgatatctcaatttttatcaAGTTATCGCTAGCACGTATAGACAGACGAAGAGACGGGCAGAATGATGGATGGatgggcagacagacagacagtcacccggatgtCAACTTTTTTCGTCACCCTGAttctttgtacatatataaaaccgTGAGTAGTCGGCCATCCGTAACATCCTGATAGAcggaaaattttgttcaatagATATTAACGCGACGCgatttttcgaagaaatttagtgattttggaaccagtcgtgcttttacttttcttagtcTCGGCCTCTTTTGCATACTCCTACCACCAAAGGCTTTTTCCAATATAcagaacgtttcggcaccagaaatttgattacgctcccaaaatttcatgaaacttctttgttgagtACTATCACTTATCGTAAAAATCGTCGTATGCAAATTATGTACTTCAAAAAGACaggcgtatactaaacactattGATTATTCTGATGTGAGATTTGGCACAGATtccactgacagtcataccatcAAAAAAAAACGTCGACAAATGGGTTTTCtcgtgaaatttaaaataaaaagtcttactatttttttctgatagtagtatgtatgtacattttatcTGAGACATTAACTGTCTTATAAAAAAGTGGGGTATTTTTGAACACTAACCGTAAATTCCGGAGGATTTGGAAGGGTCGGACCAAACGGCGGCACATTTTCGTCGCAAAATACTGCTAAACGGTAGGCATTGTTGAGTTTCGTTATCACCGCAAATATATCTGTGAAAGTGATTATACCataattaatatctgaattagtattaaaaaaatgtattatattttcggGCTAGTCAATAGGGGTAGTTACCATATGTACCACTTTGTTGATACAATAATGTCtcaattgcattttatttttagaaacaattttaattatttgaaattttatgtcCCTGTGCGCT
The DNA window shown above is from Bactrocera tryoni isolate S06 chromosome 4, CSIRO_BtryS06_freeze2, whole genome shotgun sequence and carries:
- the LOC120774846 gene encoding GTPase-activating Rap/Ran-GAP domain-like protein 3 isoform X2, which produces MLCFNLKLATIFRSYREENVRDRSQSLCAPPTTHRVPPHKDIGALRVLQRRASSVISSATELISRRGVFSRHHYGSVDQLPQSELDGLDPNFKRFRIENGDSLAEKDEVFGSPSTPILENPEHQTRWYFKYFLGKLHQNYVGMDTEKNPYFLSVVSQDSGHQGAPMYRAILFRKQGTQKIALPFQPNQKLTVKQILSHFTGMEASAKNPKEIFTADIQKDLLLLEEQEGSVNFKFGVVYMKPGQVCDDEMLSNQDASKDFENFLHILGERIRLKSWDRFRGGLDVKGDMTGKYSVYTLYEGHEIMFHVSTLLPYSHDNRQQVERKRHIGNDIVNIIFVDQPTADKTNTQQMEGKAKDNSEFILPTAFDPTWIKSQFTHIFAVITKLNNAYRLAVFCDENVPPFGPTLPNPPEFTDISMFREFLLVKMINAEKATFQTPIFSQKRERTLDMLIKDLYDDYMGDGKLNMLNRRAFSEVLYDVPRTSKLKEDARQIEFVRIGQALKLEAIVRGDAPTSIASASPCTIFRNPPWEPHCFYPTFLHRGTLAGDSFGSNDESLFIATDDGTYLMKEDQSHQLIFDKTFQVRQLSVLEDHGIVLIRGGSLTNRDAHRIHVFRLREFLPRNGEETLRCRSRAEVKERRIERTRGCHLFASSRISGGHLRLMVAVNRKLQLFQWKHSAAWASWCPENDTETVEGFIYQKEITLCESPSVITPLEGPTNTNAGGLICVGYKYHYEIVCDQTGTANRLYDLESAKRNQAQLTAAIELCDGMETELLLCYNHTCHFQKLTDRSGTKNNFDFHWNTSPTAVVCAFPYILGFTSDSMEIRLLVNGNLVHTAIMPELQLITSKRDIFFVTTAPEFMSKDLHIKGLHINEFSASERRLATTPSEASSNEELSQGELLCSTPKDLPINPEHELTNLLEIPNASGSLPHIHRARSLQKTHNVYEDKPVIAKSNSCGDTDNRFSGLRSTSIIGEHLQQQQLTQHGVPPNSPRNNNSGSSNSNSSKGSQQSPMSPTRRTSKYRNIFNSVTSSGSGGANSPNLTDGYSRSPDRMKPLRVYRIPLVKLTGAHSHFHMNAFNATATAGVAPQTHPTQHLSALSMTKRQKSMDTQLPLSMSSYTGILYNE